A single region of the Gephyromycinifex aptenodytis genome encodes:
- the mscL gene encoding large conductance mechanosensitive channel protein MscL has translation MLKGFKDFILRGNVVELAVAVVIGSAFQKVVDTLITALVTPIINAAGSPESNGFGFSLRSDMAEATFIDFSTILNALIVFLMTALVVYLLIILPMNKLAERRARGLEPVAETPAEDILLLQEIRDELRSRR, from the coding sequence ATGCTCAAAGGCTTCAAAGACTTCATCCTGCGCGGCAACGTCGTCGAACTCGCCGTCGCCGTCGTGATCGGCTCGGCCTTCCAGAAGGTTGTCGACACCCTCATCACTGCCCTGGTTACGCCTATCATCAACGCGGCCGGCAGCCCGGAATCCAACGGATTCGGGTTCTCGCTGCGCTCTGACATGGCTGAGGCCACCTTCATCGACTTCTCGACGATCCTCAACGCGCTGATCGTCTTCTTGATGACGGCACTCGTCGTCTATCTGCTCATCATCCTCCCCATGAACAAGCTCGCCGAGCGTCGCGCCCGCGGCCTCGAGCCCGTGGCGGAGACGCCTGCCGAGGACATCCTGCTGCTGCAGGAAATCCGCGACGAGCTGCGCTCGCGCCGCTGA
- a CDS encoding AAA family ATPase, with amino-acid sequence MPASSQPAPEPRPAGGPREFRDEIVADVVRGWRRDLADVGGANTLLWYRDLPEGTLDLTTVHPGGVSMLMAGGSTRLSHLVRERTAFAEARRRAQVIREKSIELRDERGLVSCFMALGMATWEVPGPQQPHAPVLLRPCTIHPIDASCSDFDLDLGTEVEVNPVLVNYLRHEQGINLDPKALAELAAVSTRFDPMRVFRELARTCAFIPGFSVTDRRVVTTFSYTKLPMVADLTEQGMDLGEHEVLAALARIPGARPLRPAGEAPADEPIDPGAELLALDADATQSRVVLDARAGGHLAVTGGPGTGKSRTIANLVAALAADGKRILLLTQARSALEAVTTHLDEAGLGSLVLDAHGDLPDAQSIARDIVATLDRRRPAREPDVSGLREQLREVGSQLESHVAAVHEVREPWGVSVLAAQQALAAHEERADAPSSTVVLSREVLAGLDMDEAAAAGKLLASVAEQGGWSKNWHEDPWYRAWVTTNEEADRAVTLVRELHEGRLEEARSVLDATLVEAGLPPAETPDHWDGALDLMAGVRKTLTLLPEDVFLQPLDYLLGATADRQYRQERGMFLGWRSRRDLRRRAESLLNPDVSLDQLHDALSAAHQQRVEWTAWSGTSDLPRVPASLDEARHVWEQLGSDLRWLSERLETTAHGGNLFSITVEELRERIAHLAAHLDRVPVLPKVAPALDRALAAGLDEVIVDLAGREVPAEQIPTEVERIWWRSVLTHISAEDPRIGSHDGDHLRVLVDEYARLDHDHVRASRDELRLKLAQRLHEAAHSHPDAETATRYAASGTGAGVPARALFVQAHEFLTDVRPCWAMSPLAVAALLPPGRWFDVVIVEEAAQLLVAHAVSGMSRAAQVIVVGDEAQPPPTGYSTAAPAPAEQADPDDVVPSRAGPTLLDVALETLPVRRLTWQYGAQDESLVAFANQRVYDGQMVTFPGTSPEPAVELVVVNNEPRCEPGTDVMLDAPADLDPETQTVLDLVRHHTRTRPEESLAVVTLSTARAELLHSAIHGALGSDPALASFWAREGAGVVSVIDRMVGERRDAAILSLGYTPQPDGGLPRRFGRLDSEYGDRVLCAALGIPRRRMSVVSSITPEAFTERRPATSGALLLRDLLRYFDLHGQGSGTPAVATASGTTDPAQVPAEAGTQSGSTETDPLLRRLIAPISRDGMVCRPNAGLGRLRVDVAVAAPDSPSRPVVAVHSDGLAHARILDLRNRERVRAEQLRRLGWEVVRVFGSDLLEQPRRELPRIHEALRAVEARGILVRRSGGHR; translated from the coding sequence GTGCCCGCATCATCGCAGCCGGCACCCGAACCACGCCCTGCTGGCGGGCCGCGTGAGTTCCGTGACGAGATCGTCGCCGATGTCGTGCGCGGCTGGCGCCGCGACCTGGCCGACGTGGGCGGGGCAAACACGCTGCTGTGGTACCGGGACCTACCCGAGGGCACCCTGGACCTGACGACGGTGCACCCCGGCGGGGTGTCGATGCTGATGGCGGGCGGCTCAACCCGCCTGTCCCACCTGGTCCGCGAACGCACCGCCTTCGCCGAAGCCCGCCGCCGGGCGCAGGTGATCCGCGAGAAAAGCATCGAACTACGCGACGAACGCGGACTGGTCTCCTGCTTCATGGCGCTGGGGATGGCCACCTGGGAGGTGCCGGGACCGCAGCAGCCACACGCGCCGGTGCTGCTGCGCCCGTGCACGATCCACCCGATAGATGCCAGCTGCAGCGACTTCGATCTCGACCTCGGCACCGAGGTGGAGGTCAACCCGGTCCTCGTGAACTATCTACGCCACGAACAGGGCATCAACCTGGACCCCAAGGCGCTGGCCGAGTTGGCCGCCGTCTCGACACGCTTCGACCCGATGCGGGTCTTCCGCGAGCTTGCCCGCACCTGCGCGTTCATCCCCGGCTTCTCCGTGACCGACCGGCGCGTCGTCACCACGTTCTCCTATACCAAGCTGCCGATGGTGGCCGACCTCACCGAACAGGGCATGGACTTGGGCGAGCATGAGGTGCTCGCCGCCCTGGCCCGAATCCCAGGGGCGCGCCCGCTGCGTCCCGCCGGGGAAGCCCCCGCAGACGAACCCATCGACCCCGGCGCTGAGCTCCTTGCGCTGGACGCCGACGCAACCCAGTCCCGGGTGGTGCTCGACGCACGCGCCGGAGGCCACCTTGCCGTCACCGGCGGGCCCGGCACTGGTAAAAGCCGGACCATCGCCAACCTCGTGGCTGCGCTGGCCGCCGACGGCAAACGGATCCTGCTGCTGACCCAGGCCCGATCCGCGTTGGAAGCCGTCACGACCCACCTGGACGAGGCCGGTCTGGGTTCGCTGGTCCTGGACGCCCACGGCGACCTGCCCGACGCCCAGTCCATCGCCCGCGACATCGTCGCCACCCTGGACCGGCGCCGTCCCGCCCGCGAACCGGACGTCTCCGGCCTGCGCGAACAACTGCGCGAAGTCGGTTCCCAACTCGAATCCCACGTCGCAGCGGTGCATGAGGTGCGTGAACCGTGGGGCGTGAGTGTCCTGGCCGCCCAGCAAGCGCTGGCCGCCCACGAAGAGCGGGCCGACGCCCCGTCCTCCACCGTGGTGCTCTCCCGGGAGGTGCTGGCCGGACTCGACATGGATGAGGCCGCCGCGGCAGGAAAACTGCTCGCCTCCGTCGCCGAACAAGGCGGATGGTCTAAGAACTGGCACGAAGACCCCTGGTACCGCGCCTGGGTCACCACCAACGAAGAAGCCGACCGGGCCGTCACCCTCGTCCGCGAACTGCATGAAGGCCGGCTGGAGGAGGCCCGGAGTGTCCTGGACGCGACCCTGGTCGAGGCGGGCCTGCCTCCGGCGGAAACCCCCGACCACTGGGACGGTGCCCTCGATCTCATGGCAGGGGTGCGCAAGACTCTCACCTTGCTGCCCGAAGACGTCTTTCTCCAGCCGCTGGACTACTTGCTCGGAGCCACTGCCGACCGCCAGTACCGGCAGGAACGAGGCATGTTCCTCGGTTGGCGCAGCCGCCGTGACCTGCGGCGCCGAGCCGAATCGCTGCTGAACCCCGACGTCAGCCTCGATCAACTGCACGACGCGCTCTCGGCAGCTCACCAGCAACGGGTGGAGTGGACGGCCTGGAGCGGCACCTCGGACCTGCCCCGGGTGCCGGCAAGCCTGGACGAGGCTCGCCACGTCTGGGAACAGCTCGGCTCCGACCTGCGCTGGCTCTCCGAACGCCTCGAAACGACAGCCCACGGCGGGAACCTCTTCAGCATCACGGTGGAGGAACTGCGCGAGCGCATCGCCCACCTCGCCGCCCACCTGGACCGGGTCCCCGTCCTGCCCAAGGTCGCACCAGCGCTGGACCGGGCGCTGGCAGCCGGCCTGGACGAGGTCATCGTCGACCTGGCCGGCCGCGAGGTGCCGGCCGAGCAGATCCCTACCGAAGTCGAACGCATCTGGTGGCGTTCCGTTCTCACCCATATCAGCGCCGAGGACCCCCGCATCGGTAGCCACGACGGCGACCACCTGCGCGTACTCGTCGACGAATACGCCCGCCTAGACCACGACCACGTGCGCGCGAGCCGCGACGAACTGCGCCTCAAACTGGCGCAGCGGCTACACGAGGCGGCCCATTCCCACCCCGACGCCGAAACGGCCACGCGCTACGCGGCCTCTGGCACCGGCGCAGGAGTGCCGGCCAGGGCCCTGTTCGTCCAAGCCCACGAGTTCCTCACCGATGTGCGCCCCTGCTGGGCGATGAGTCCGCTCGCGGTAGCGGCATTGCTGCCGCCGGGCCGCTGGTTCGACGTGGTGATCGTCGAGGAAGCCGCACAGCTGCTCGTCGCGCATGCGGTGTCCGGGATGAGCCGCGCTGCACAAGTGATCGTCGTCGGCGACGAAGCCCAACCACCGCCGACGGGGTACAGCACAGCTGCGCCGGCCCCGGCCGAACAAGCCGACCCCGACGACGTGGTGCCCAGCCGCGCCGGCCCGACCCTGCTCGATGTCGCCCTGGAAACCCTGCCGGTGCGCCGCCTGACCTGGCAGTACGGTGCCCAGGACGAGTCGCTGGTCGCCTTCGCCAACCAGCGCGTCTACGACGGGCAGATGGTGACCTTCCCGGGCACCTCCCCGGAGCCGGCTGTGGAACTGGTCGTCGTTAACAACGAACCGCGGTGCGAGCCAGGAACCGACGTCATGCTGGACGCTCCGGCGGATTTGGACCCAGAAACCCAGACAGTGCTGGACTTGGTGCGTCACCACACGCGCACCCGGCCCGAAGAATCCTTGGCTGTGGTGACGTTGAGCACGGCTCGAGCCGAGTTGCTGCACAGCGCTATCCATGGGGCGCTCGGGTCCGACCCGGCGCTGGCTTCGTTCTGGGCCCGCGAGGGTGCCGGGGTCGTCTCGGTCATCGATCGAATGGTGGGCGAGCGCCGCGACGCGGCGATCCTGTCCCTGGGCTACACCCCGCAGCCGGACGGAGGCCTCCCGCGCCGCTTCGGGCGGCTGGATTCCGAATACGGCGATCGGGTGCTATGCGCGGCGCTGGGCATCCCCAGACGTCGAATGAGTGTCGTCTCCTCGATCACGCCAGAGGCCTTCACTGAACGCCGCCCCGCCACCTCAGGAGCGCTTCTACTGAGAGACCTGCTGCGCTACTTCGATCTGCACGGACAGGGCTCGGGGACTCCCGCCGTGGCGACCGCCAGCGGCACCACCGACCCGGCCCAGGTCCCTGCCGAAGCAGGCACTCAAAGTGGCAGCACCGAAACGGACCCGCTGCTTCGTCGGCTGATCGCCCCCATTTCCCGAGACGGCATGGTGTGTCGGCCCAACGCCGGACTGGGCCGGTTGCGGGTCGATGTGGCCGTGGCCGCGCCCGATTCACCGTCACGTCCGGTGGTCGCCGTGCACAGCGACGGACTCGCCCACGCCCGGATCCTGGACCTGCGCAACCGGGAACGGGTTCGGGCCGAGCAACTCCGCCGACTGGGGTGGGAGGTTGTGCGGGTATTCGGCAGCGACCTACTGGAACAACCGCGCCGCGAACTGCCCCGCATCCACGAGGCGCTACGCGCTGTGGAGGCCCGCGGCATCCTCGTGCGTCGTTCAGGTGGGCACCGATGA
- the cpaB gene encoding Flp pilus assembly protein CpaB translates to MPHPCSRSARPLSSRARLARHRRLRRMGSAILLGLAVFLTLRGLAAEETPVLVAARDVPAGHVLTAADLRTISAPARVLPAEAVSDTSSALGRRLVLPLNEGEMLTTARTDAARALGPLRASERAVHVRAADPGSLSLVRAGDRVDLLAVPDGRTVASDVRVLAIDARETADPLGSTTPTSGLTIAAPTSSVPAIVAAAEGVHPALRLAPGEPAH, encoded by the coding sequence ATGCCGCACCCCTGCTCACGGTCCGCCCGCCCGTTGTCGTCGCGCGCCCGCCTGGCCCGCCACCGACGTTTGCGGCGGATGGGATCGGCCATCCTGCTCGGGCTGGCGGTCTTCCTCACCTTGCGCGGCTTAGCCGCTGAAGAGACCCCGGTCCTAGTGGCTGCCCGCGACGTCCCGGCAGGTCACGTCCTCACCGCGGCCGACCTACGCACCATCTCAGCGCCTGCGCGGGTGCTCCCGGCCGAGGCCGTATCGGACACCTCCAGCGCCCTTGGACGGCGACTGGTGCTGCCGTTGAACGAGGGTGAGATGCTCACCACGGCACGCACCGATGCTGCGCGGGCATTGGGACCGTTGCGCGCCAGCGAACGAGCCGTGCATGTGCGGGCCGCCGATCCGGGATCGCTGTCGCTGGTGCGCGCCGGCGACCGGGTGGACCTGCTCGCGGTTCCGGATGGGCGCACCGTGGCCAGCGATGTGCGGGTACTCGCGATTGACGCCCGCGAAACCGCTGATCCACTGGGCAGCACCACGCCCACGTCAGGCTTGACGATTGCGGCGCCTACCTCCTCTGTCCCGGCCATCGTTGCCGCCGCCGAAGGGGTTCACCCCGCACTTCGACTAGCGCCGGGTGAGCCCGCTCACTAA
- a CDS encoding phosphodiester glycosidase family protein — MTDPRHLNALATAGNRRARSTRALATTLAVALIPLGAASAAAAGSAAPAAKSTTKSPAVDIGKPGLPEKRSVTKLAPGVSVTTIVRGGAPARAGAINTTPYGPWRIRVATIEPGRAKGQLRTAIGYDLAHSETVSTLGTWSRSLVAMNGSFFAFTRSKAYPGDPLGLAVNGGTIVSEPMRVAGHVGLLMDSTSKKLRMGSYTWTATLTGSTPGNTREVLAVGAVNSPPVVPADCTLPGSAGCTSRGSVIRFTPHWAKTTPAGVGSEVVLGKDGCVVRATPRRGTALTPAQTSIQATGTSAARLLELAGSGCPAFSETLRDGSGKAVKLTPTTFGVTGRYRLLADGKNVAPSGSSAFLRRHPRSIMGSTADGTVMMVTIDGRSTLSVGATLVEAASVARSLGMTNAVNLDGGGSTAMAVRGKVLNRLSEGRERAVGDAVVFMP, encoded by the coding sequence ATGACCGACCCACGCCACCTGAACGCGCTCGCAACAGCCGGCAACCGACGCGCCCGCTCCACCCGGGCGCTCGCAACCACGCTCGCCGTGGCACTGATCCCGCTCGGGGCCGCCTCCGCTGCCGCTGCAGGCAGCGCCGCACCTGCAGCCAAGAGCACTACTAAGAGCCCCGCGGTGGACATCGGTAAACCAGGCCTGCCCGAGAAGCGTTCTGTAACCAAGCTGGCTCCCGGGGTGAGCGTGACGACGATCGTGCGCGGCGGGGCGCCCGCCCGCGCCGGCGCCATCAACACCACCCCTTACGGGCCGTGGCGGATCCGCGTCGCCACCATCGAGCCGGGGCGCGCCAAGGGCCAACTGCGCACCGCGATCGGCTACGACCTCGCCCACTCCGAAACCGTCTCGACCCTCGGCACGTGGAGCCGCTCACTCGTGGCGATGAACGGCAGCTTCTTCGCCTTCACTCGCTCCAAGGCCTACCCCGGTGACCCGCTCGGGCTGGCCGTCAACGGCGGCACCATCGTCAGCGAACCTATGCGGGTCGCAGGCCACGTGGGCCTCCTGATGGACTCCACCAGCAAGAAGCTGCGCATGGGCAGCTACACGTGGACCGCCACGCTCACCGGCTCCACCCCGGGGAACACCCGCGAGGTGCTCGCCGTCGGGGCCGTCAACAGCCCGCCGGTCGTGCCCGCTGACTGCACCTTGCCTGGTTCGGCCGGGTGCACCTCCCGCGGTTCGGTCATTCGGTTCACCCCGCACTGGGCCAAAACCACGCCGGCCGGAGTCGGTTCCGAGGTCGTCCTCGGTAAAGACGGCTGCGTCGTCCGGGCAACGCCGCGTCGCGGAACCGCCCTCACCCCGGCCCAGACCTCCATCCAAGCCACCGGTACCTCCGCCGCGCGACTCCTGGAGCTTGCCGGATCCGGTTGCCCCGCGTTCAGCGAAACTCTGCGCGACGGTAGCGGCAAGGCCGTGAAACTCACGCCGACCACGTTCGGCGTCACCGGCCGCTACCGCCTCCTCGCTGACGGCAAAAACGTGGCCCCGTCAGGTTCCAGCGCGTTTCTGCGCCGCCACCCTCGCTCGATCATGGGCTCAACCGCCGACGGCACCGTGATGATGGTGACCATCGACGGTCGCTCGACACTCAGCGTCGGCGCGACCCTCGTCGAGGCCGCCTCGGTAGCGCGCTCTCTCGGCATGACCAATGCGGTCAACCTCGACGGCGGCGGCTCTACCGCGATGGCGGTGCGCGGCAAGGTCCTGAACCGACTCTCGGAAGGGCGAGAACGCGCCGTCGGCGACGCCGTCGTCTTCATGCCCTGA
- a CDS encoding ArsR/SmtB family transcription factor encodes MAAANLFKVLSSPLRVGILLRLDERPHTVGELADVFGASQPLVSQHLKVLRQSCLVQADRHGREMSYRLMDDHVTHMVADAVAHAREHDPATPAQTHAPGKDAS; translated from the coding sequence ATGGCGGCGGCCAACCTGTTCAAGGTGCTGTCCTCGCCGTTGCGGGTCGGGATTCTTCTGCGGCTCGATGAGCGCCCGCACACGGTCGGCGAGTTGGCGGATGTCTTCGGGGCGTCGCAGCCACTCGTCTCGCAGCACTTGAAGGTGCTTCGGCAGAGCTGTCTCGTGCAGGCGGATCGTCACGGCCGTGAGATGTCGTATCGCCTCATGGATGACCACGTGACCCACATGGTGGCGGACGCTGTCGCGCACGCCCGCGAGCACGATCCGGCCACCCCAGCACAGACCCATGCCCCAGGAAAGGATGCGTCATGA
- a CDS encoding carbohydrate kinase family protein: protein MSERILVVGEALVDIVHRSNGQIETHPGGSPLNVAVGLARLGHPVHYATRFGHDPHGEIIREHLAREGNLRLTPGSDTASATSTAVATLDENGAASYDFDITWDIADALDSQPVGHLHVGSIGATLAPGAQAVLAAARAAHASGTVSYDPNARPSLMGDPVTTRAQVEELIAVCDVVKASDEDIAWLYDGQDIEPVMSRWADLGAALVVITRGKDDTHVLLGSDRSRESVPSAPANVIDTVGAGDSFMAGLLSGLLDLGFLGGPAQRQSLRTATLAQLQPALQRAVGCAAITVARAGANPPHRKELVEGIGR from the coding sequence ATGAGCGAACGGATCCTCGTCGTCGGGGAGGCGCTGGTCGACATCGTCCACCGCAGCAACGGGCAGATCGAGACCCATCCGGGCGGCAGCCCGCTCAATGTGGCCGTCGGGCTGGCCCGGCTCGGGCACCCGGTCCACTACGCCACCCGCTTCGGGCACGACCCCCACGGCGAGATCATCCGCGAGCACCTCGCCCGCGAGGGGAACCTGCGTCTCACCCCCGGCTCCGACACCGCGTCGGCCACCTCCACCGCCGTCGCCACCCTCGACGAGAACGGCGCCGCCAGCTACGACTTCGACATCACCTGGGACATCGCTGACGCCCTCGACAGTCAGCCTGTCGGGCACCTGCACGTCGGCTCCATCGGCGCCACCCTCGCGCCTGGCGCGCAAGCCGTCCTCGCCGCGGCCCGAGCCGCTCACGCGAGCGGCACCGTCTCCTACGATCCCAACGCCCGGCCCAGCCTCATGGGCGACCCTGTCACCACCCGGGCGCAAGTCGAAGAACTCATCGCCGTCTGTGACGTCGTCAAAGCCAGCGACGAAGACATCGCCTGGCTCTACGACGGCCAAGACATCGAGCCGGTGATGAGTCGGTGGGCCGACCTCGGCGCGGCGCTCGTCGTCATCACCCGCGGCAAAGACGACACGCACGTACTCCTCGGGAGCGACAGATCACGCGAGAGCGTGCCGTCGGCCCCCGCGAACGTCATCGACACGGTCGGCGCCGGAGACTCCTTCATGGCCGGCCTCCTCAGCGGTCTGCTCGACCTCGGCTTCCTCGGCGGCCCCGCGCAGCGCCAGTCGCTGCGCACCGCCACCCTGGCCCAGTTGCAACCAGCGCTGCAGCGGGCCGTCGGCTGCGCGGCCATCACCGTCGCCCGCGCCGGGGCCAACCCGCCACATCGAAAAGAACTCGTCGAGGGTATCGGCCGCTAG